The following coding sequences lie in one Flavobacterium cyclinae genomic window:
- the nhaD gene encoding sodium:proton antiporter NhaD: MEILLVTIFVLGYLGIAMEHTFKIDKLIPALGMMAVLWAIIAVNHLPVYEIIPGIGKEAHHVEGVLLHHLGKTAEILFFLMGAMTIVEIIDYFDGFSTIKSFIKTKSKIKLLWLFSTLAFVLSAIIDNLTATIVLITILQKIVSDKETRLWFAGLIVIAANAGGAWSPIGDVTTTMLWIANKVSASQLIIHVLLPSIVCYALPTLIASRMAIFKGNIDEIITEDNANSTNSALMFYLGLGGILFVPIFKTLTHLPPYVGMMLSLAVVSAVAEYLSNRRFKVGKAMGDHDISHNSPLHKSLSKIEMPSLLFFLGILMAVAALESLGMLFDFAGALEANVPYLGTEHASTKISDLVVLLLGAGSAIIDNVPLVAASIGMFQIGMDEPAWHFIAYAAGTGGSILIIGSAAGVVAMGMEKIDFFWYLKKIGGLALLGFLAGSGVFVILRDFLLNSH; this comes from the coding sequence ATGGAAATCCTATTGGTTACAATATTTGTTCTAGGATACTTAGGTATTGCAATGGAGCATACTTTCAAAATAGATAAATTAATTCCTGCCTTAGGAATGATGGCTGTATTATGGGCTATTATTGCAGTTAATCATTTACCGGTTTATGAAATTATACCAGGTATAGGTAAAGAAGCTCATCATGTAGAAGGAGTTTTATTACATCATTTAGGTAAGACGGCAGAAATATTGTTCTTCTTGATGGGAGCTATGACTATTGTTGAAATTATTGACTATTTTGATGGATTTTCAACGATAAAATCATTTATTAAAACAAAGAGTAAAATAAAATTGTTATGGTTGTTTTCAACTTTAGCTTTTGTTTTATCAGCTATTATTGACAATTTAACAGCAACAATTGTATTGATTACAATTTTACAAAAAATTGTAAGTGATAAAGAAACTCGTCTTTGGTTTGCGGGATTAATTGTAATTGCTGCTAATGCTGGAGGGGCTTGGTCTCCAATAGGAGATGTAACTACTACGATGTTATGGATTGCAAATAAAGTTTCAGCTTCTCAATTGATTATCCATGTTTTATTGCCATCAATTGTATGTTATGCTTTGCCTACATTAATAGCTTCTAGAATGGCTATTTTTAAAGGAAACATTGATGAAATTATAACTGAAGACAATGCAAATTCTACTAATAGTGCTTTGATGTTTTATCTTGGTTTAGGTGGAATTTTGTTTGTTCCAATTTTCAAGACTTTAACGCATTTGCCTCCTTATGTTGGAATGATGCTTTCTTTAGCGGTAGTTTCAGCTGTTGCTGAATATTTAAGTAATAGGAGATTTAAAGTTGGAAAGGCTATGGGAGACCATGATATAAGTCACAATAGTCCGCTACATAAATCTTTATCTAAAATTGAAATGCCGAGTTTGTTATTCTTTTTAGGAATTTTAATGGCAGTTGCTGCATTAGAATCTCTAGGAATGTTGTTTGATTTTGCTGGTGCATTAGAAGCAAATGTTCCTTATTTAGGAACAGAACACGCTTCAACTAAAATATCAGATTTAGTAGTGCTTTTATTAGGTGCGGGTTCTGCAATTATTGATAACGTTCCATTAGTTGCGGCAAGTATTGGTATGTTCCAAATCGGAATGGATGAACCTGCGTGGCATTTTATTGCTTATGCAGCGGGTACAGGAGGAAGTATATTGATTATTGGTTCAGCAGCTGGTGTTGTGGCTATGGGAATGGAAAAAATCGATTTCTTTTGGTATTTGAAAAAAATAGGTGGATTAGCATTATTAGGATTTTTAGCAGGAAGTGGCGTGTTTGTTATTTTAAGAGATTTTTTATTGAATTCTCATTAA